Proteins from a single region of Flavobacterium sp. K5-23:
- a CDS encoding NAD(P)/FAD-dependent oxidoreductase, giving the protein MKNIVIIGNGIAGVTLARHIRKQSKQDITIISSETEFFYSRTALMYVFMGHMKFEHTQPYENDFWKKNNITLKQGLVTAVVPTSKQIVLDTNETLTYDKLVIATGSIPNKYGWPGQDLNGVTGLYHKQDLDRLEEWAPTTKRAVIVGGGLIGIELAEMLRSRNIPVTFLVREKSFWNGVLPFGESQMINKHIEEHHIDLRLDTNLVEILSDENGNARAVVTDKNETIECEIVGLTAGVSPNVDFLKESGIELGRGVKVNRFLETNFKDIYAIGDCAEQHQGIGLRRPIEAVWYTGRMMAEALAQTLTGNPTQYNPGHWFNSAKFLDIEYQTYGWVFANPMDYENQFYWEHKDGKKAVRISFHKETRAFLGINTFGIRMRHAFFDKVLTENKSVDYVIQHLAEANFDPEFFTSYIKEIQEQFTTQFTGFKTV; this is encoded by the coding sequence ATGAAAAATATTGTCATTATAGGAAACGGAATTGCAGGAGTAACACTTGCACGCCATATACGCAAGCAATCCAAACAGGATATAACGATCATCTCCTCTGAGACCGAATTTTTCTATTCAAGAACGGCTTTAATGTATGTTTTTATGGGGCATATGAAATTTGAGCATACCCAACCTTATGAAAATGATTTTTGGAAAAAAAACAATATTACGCTAAAACAAGGTTTGGTTACAGCTGTTGTTCCAACATCAAAACAAATTGTATTAGACACTAATGAAACGCTTACCTACGATAAATTAGTCATAGCCACAGGTTCTATACCTAACAAATACGGATGGCCGGGACAGGATTTAAACGGAGTTACGGGCTTGTATCATAAACAGGATTTAGACCGTTTAGAAGAATGGGCTCCCACAACTAAACGTGCCGTAATTGTTGGTGGTGGATTAATAGGAATTGAATTAGCCGAAATGCTTCGTTCTCGAAATATTCCAGTGACTTTTCTAGTTCGTGAAAAAAGTTTTTGGAATGGTGTATTGCCTTTTGGCGAAAGCCAGATGATCAACAAACATATAGAAGAACATCATATCGATTTACGATTAGACACTAATCTCGTGGAAATTTTATCTGATGAAAACGGGAACGCAAGAGCTGTTGTTACAGATAAAAATGAAACCATAGAATGTGAAATTGTAGGTTTGACTGCAGGGGTTTCCCCTAATGTTGATTTCTTGAAAGAATCTGGAATCGAATTAGGTCGTGGAGTGAAAGTAAATCGTTTTCTAGAGACTAATTTCAAGGATATTTACGCCATAGGTGATTGTGCTGAGCAGCATCAAGGCATTGGCTTACGTCGTCCTATAGAAGCAGTATGGTACACTGGTCGAATGATGGCTGAAGCACTTGCTCAAACACTAACTGGTAATCCTACACAATACAATCCGGGGCATTGGTTCAACTCGGCGAAATTTTTAGACATTGAATATCAAACATACGGTTGGGTTTTTGCAAATCCTATGGATTATGAAAACCAATTTTACTGGGAACATAAAGACGGAAAAAAAGCGGTGCGAATCTCGTTTCACAAAGAAACTAGAGCTTTTCTAGGTATCAATACTTTCGGAATCAGAATGCGACATGCGTTTTTTGATAAAGTACTAACCGAAAATAAATCGGTGGATTATGTGATTCAGCATTTGGCGGAAGCTAATTTTGATCCTGAATTTTTTACCTCATACATTAAAGAAATTCAAGAACAATTCACAACACAGTTTACAGGATTTAAAACGGTATAA
- a CDS encoding TIGR04283 family arsenosugar biosynthesis glycosyltransferase, which translates to MNKISIIIPILNEVGVIHRLLLHLENSISKTIEYEIIVVDGGSTDGFQTEVQKHPKTAIVYANIGRAKQMNAGAQVATGNTLYFLHCDSFPPRDFDRFIDNEITKGNNAGCFRMKFDSQHPLLVISQWFTRINHISCRGGDQSLFISKEIFDEIGGYNENFTIYEDNEIISRLYAKNQFTVIPKTLITSARRYRQNGVTRLHYHFTMIHLKRRLGHSAESMLRYYKNNIT; encoded by the coding sequence ATGAATAAAATATCCATAATTATTCCTATACTCAATGAAGTCGGTGTAATACATCGACTTTTGTTACATTTAGAAAACTCAATTTCAAAAACAATTGAATACGAAATTATTGTAGTTGACGGCGGGAGTACTGATGGCTTTCAAACAGAAGTTCAAAAGCATCCAAAAACAGCAATTGTTTATGCTAATATAGGAAGGGCAAAACAAATGAATGCAGGTGCCCAAGTTGCTACAGGAAACACGTTGTATTTTTTACACTGTGATAGTTTTCCGCCAAGAGATTTTGACCGCTTTATCGACAATGAAATAACAAAAGGGAATAATGCAGGTTGTTTCAGAATGAAATTTGATTCTCAACATCCATTATTAGTAATTTCACAATGGTTTACAAGAATTAATCACATTTCTTGTCGCGGTGGTGATCAATCCTTATTTATTAGCAAAGAAATATTTGACGAAATTGGAGGTTATAATGAAAATTTTACGATTTATGAAGACAATGAAATTATCAGTAGGCTTTACGCCAAAAATCAATTTACAGTAATCCCGAAAACATTGATTACTTCGGCCAGAAGGTACCGCCAAAATGGTGTTACGAGATTGCATTATCATTTTACAATGATCCATCTTAAACGAAGATTAGGACATTCAGCCGAAAGTATGCTTCGCTACTATAAAAACAATATTACTTAA
- a CDS encoding acyl-CoA dehydrogenase family protein, translated as MLQNILMQRKTYASEEHKMMQAMIQEFISNEIMDQLDEWEKNGMVSREIWKRAGELGLLCLDIPEIYGGGGLDFTFNALLIEEFAKKGITGPGFSLHSDIVAPYLLYYGTEAQKKKYLPLMASGEMITAIGMTEPNCGSDLKALLTTAEDKGDHYLVNGQKTFITNGFMCDMAIVAVKTNHNTEEEGVTLLIMESSMKGFNKGVPLKKIGMKSQDTAELFFDNVKVPKENRLGDEKMGFKIMMKELARERLTVGIMAVATAEGAIEDTIAYTTERTAFGTPIAGFQNTQFKLAECATQMQIHQTFLDRCIELLKDHELTTESASMIKYSATDMCGVVVDECLQLFGGYGYMWDYPIARMYADNRVARIYAGTNEIMKMLIARGLLNDILK; from the coding sequence ATGCTTCAAAATATATTAATGCAACGAAAAACTTACGCATCCGAAGAACATAAAATGATGCAGGCCATGATTCAGGAATTCATTTCGAATGAAATTATGGATCAGCTGGATGAATGGGAAAAAAACGGAATGGTAAGCCGTGAAATATGGAAACGAGCGGGTGAATTAGGGTTGTTGTGTTTAGACATTCCTGAAATTTACGGAGGCGGAGGACTAGATTTTACTTTTAATGCATTATTAATTGAAGAGTTTGCCAAAAAAGGAATAACCGGACCCGGGTTTTCATTGCATTCTGATATTGTGGCGCCTTATTTATTGTATTATGGAACCGAAGCACAGAAGAAAAAGTATTTGCCGTTGATGGCATCTGGGGAAATGATTACGGCCATAGGAATGACAGAACCAAATTGCGGAAGTGATTTAAAAGCACTGCTTACAACCGCTGAAGATAAAGGAGATCATTACTTAGTAAATGGCCAAAAAACATTTATAACCAATGGCTTTATGTGTGATATGGCAATTGTTGCTGTGAAAACGAACCACAATACGGAAGAGGAAGGGGTCACCTTGCTTATTATGGAATCTTCGATGAAAGGTTTTAATAAAGGCGTTCCGCTGAAAAAAATAGGGATGAAATCACAAGATACAGCCGAGTTGTTTTTTGATAATGTGAAAGTTCCAAAAGAGAATAGGCTTGGTGATGAAAAAATGGGATTCAAAATAATGATGAAGGAATTGGCTCGGGAGCGTCTAACTGTTGGAATTATGGCTGTTGCTACTGCTGAAGGAGCAATTGAAGATACAATTGCTTATACCACAGAGCGTACCGCCTTTGGTACACCTATCGCTGGATTTCAAAACACCCAATTTAAACTGGCTGAATGCGCTACACAAATGCAAATACATCAAACTTTCCTTGATCGATGTATCGAATTATTGAAAGACCACGAATTAACAACCGAAAGTGCTTCGATGATTAAATATTCAGCAACGGATATGTGCGGAGTAGTGGTTGATGAGTGTTTACAATTATTTGGTGGTTATGGTTATATGTGGGATTACCCAATTGCTCGTATGTATGCAGATAATCGTGTTGCGAGAATTTATGCAGGTACAAATGAAATTATGAAAATGCTAATTGCCCGTGGGTTGTTGAATGATATTTTAAAGTAA
- a CDS encoding 4Fe-4S dicluster domain-containing protein produces MSKSTKNSSITSNQSNKLSNIQKLGLSIGFIGLIIMFLASFNVNFSNKTLWFTIAISSILVGIIIYSRSTYLSKPEGISNNGLFHKSLTNKGVFAWIIGVFLTSFYIVLYWFPSFLGLGENGAANTGIVGFFDSFSYFLNGHAASQWFVYGTFYTVAILGLGYKFILKYRHNKYQLVRTISVMFFQLGFAFLIPEVLSKLNPELPYFAKDLKNMWPLNHYFFEDWHLTNMLQGGNIGMFMLIFGIAMIFIISPILTYFYGKRWYCSWVCGCGGLAETAGDAFRHLSDSTQKVWKLERWLIHSVLVFSFITTIAVIFTFLSNNPELSFITRNQFIYGIVTFLILFTGALFYFKRNDLDTDAKFTMLSLVAIIIISIGINLFSGNQNILFIDSYELRKWYGFAIGAAFSGVIGVGFYPIFGNRVWCRFGCPMAAILGLQQRLFSKFRITTNGGQCISCGNCTTHCEMGIDVRSYAQKGENIVRSSCVGCGICAAVCPRGVLKLENAGEEGRINSNEILLGNDVNLMDLLNNK; encoded by the coding sequence ATGAGCAAATCAACAAAAAATAGTTCTATTACTTCAAATCAAAGTAATAAATTAAGTAACATTCAAAAACTAGGATTATCGATTGGTTTTATTGGGCTTATCATTATGTTCTTGGCCTCTTTTAATGTTAATTTTTCCAATAAAACATTGTGGTTTACTATAGCAATTTCCTCTATTTTAGTTGGAATTATTATTTATTCCAGAAGTACCTACTTATCAAAACCAGAAGGAATTAGCAACAATGGACTTTTCCATAAATCACTAACTAATAAAGGTGTTTTTGCTTGGATTATTGGGGTTTTCCTGACTTCATTTTATATTGTATTGTATTGGTTTCCAAGCTTTTTAGGCTTGGGTGAAAATGGAGCGGCTAATACTGGAATTGTAGGTTTCTTTGATTCTTTTAGTTATTTTTTAAATGGACACGCTGCCAGTCAGTGGTTTGTATATGGAACATTTTATACTGTTGCCATTTTAGGTCTAGGTTATAAATTTATTTTAAAGTACAGACATAACAAATACCAATTAGTTAGAACCATTTCCGTGATGTTTTTTCAATTGGGTTTTGCCTTTTTAATACCGGAAGTTTTATCAAAATTAAATCCTGAACTGCCTTATTTTGCCAAAGATTTAAAGAATATGTGGCCCTTAAACCATTACTTCTTTGAAGATTGGCATTTGACTAATATGCTACAAGGTGGGAATATCGGTATGTTTATGTTAATATTTGGTATTGCAATGATCTTTATAATATCACCAATTTTAACCTATTTCTATGGTAAAAGATGGTATTGTTCTTGGGTTTGTGGCTGCGGAGGATTAGCCGAAACCGCTGGGGATGCATTTCGTCATTTATCTGATTCAACACAAAAAGTATGGAAATTGGAACGTTGGCTCATTCATTCTGTTTTAGTATTTTCATTTATAACCACAATTGCAGTAATTTTTACTTTTTTATCGAATAATCCTGAGTTGAGTTTTATTACTAGAAACCAATTTATATACGGGATTGTTACCTTTTTAATCCTTTTTACCGGGGCTTTGTTTTATTTCAAACGCAACGATTTAGATACAGATGCTAAGTTTACGATGCTTTCATTGGTAGCAATTATCATTATTTCGATTGGAATTAATTTATTTTCCGGAAATCAAAACATACTATTTATAGATAGCTACGAGTTAAGAAAATGGTATGGCTTTGCAATAGGTGCCGCATTTAGTGGTGTCATAGGAGTGGGCTTCTACCCTATTTTTGGAAACCGTGTTTGGTGTCGTTTTGGCTGTCCTATGGCAGCAATTTTAGGATTGCAACAACGCTTATTTTCTAAATTCAGAATTACTACAAACGGTGGTCAATGTATCTCTTGTGGAAATTGCACCACGCATTGTGAAATGGGAATAGACGTTAGAAGTTATGCTCAAAAAGGAGAAAATATTGTTCGTTCTTCCTGTGTAGGTTGTGGAATATGTGCCGCTGTATGTCCTAGAGGAGTTTTGAAATTAGAAAATGCTGGAGAAGAAGGACGAATAAATTCGAATGAAATATTATTAGGAAATGATGTAAATTTGATGGATTTGCTGAACAATAAATAG
- a CDS encoding DUF547 domain-containing protein, whose translation MKNIALILAFMPLLSCAKSTNSISEKVKTQQIEISSTSNHIDHKQWDDLLRKNVSAKGNVNYKGFKKEAKQLQSYLDELANKTPEKSWSKNAVLAYWINAYNAFTVKLIIDNYPVKSIKDINDPWGKKFFTLGGKKYSLEQIEHEILRKMDEPRIHFAINCASFSCPNLLNEAYTEAKIEKQLESVSKSFVNDKTKNTISADRIEISEIFNWFSGDFKTKGTLIDFLNQYSSTKINKKATVKFKSYNWNLNE comes from the coding sequence ATGAAAAATATAGCTCTTATTTTGGCTTTTATGCCTTTACTATCTTGTGCAAAAAGCACTAATTCAATTTCAGAAAAAGTCAAAACTCAACAAATAGAAATCAGTAGCACTAGCAATCATATTGACCATAAACAATGGGACGATTTGCTAAGAAAAAACGTGTCTGCCAAAGGGAATGTAAACTACAAAGGTTTTAAAAAAGAGGCCAAGCAGTTGCAATCTTATTTAGATGAATTAGCAAATAAAACGCCCGAAAAATCGTGGTCAAAAAATGCAGTTTTGGCTTATTGGATAAATGCTTATAATGCCTTTACCGTTAAATTAATAATAGACAATTATCCAGTAAAAAGCATCAAGGACATCAATGATCCTTGGGGTAAAAAGTTTTTCACTTTAGGAGGTAAAAAATATAGTTTAGAACAAATAGAACACGAAATTTTGAGAAAAATGGACGAACCTCGGATTCATTTCGCCATTAATTGTGCTTCTTTTTCTTGTCCAAATTTATTAAATGAAGCGTATACAGAGGCTAAGATTGAAAAACAATTAGAATCAGTTTCAAAATCATTTGTGAACGACAAAACTAAAAACACAATCTCAGCAGATAGAATTGAAATTTCGGAAATATTCAATTGGTTTTCTGGAGATTTTAAAACAAAAGGAACATTGATTGATTTTTTAAATCAATACAGTTCAACAAAAATCAATAAAAAAGCAACCGTTAAATTTAAATCCTACAACTGGAATTTGAATGAATAA
- a CDS encoding glycosyltransferase family 2 protein, which produces MSIIKVIIPAYNEEKAIANVIKEIPSIVDEIIVISNNSTDNTELEARNAGATVLSEKRKGYGYACLKGMEYISKQEIKPDIVVFLDGDYSDYPEELTLLIEPILHQNVECVIGSRVVTLREKGSMTPQQIFGNGLATFLMKLFFNSKFTDLGPFRAIKYSTLLDLEMVDKTYGWTVELQLKILRKKIPYTEIPVRYKNRIGVSKVSGTVKGSVMAGIKIIGWIFKYAFK; this is translated from the coding sequence ATGAGTATAATAAAAGTAATTATTCCTGCTTATAACGAAGAAAAAGCTATCGCAAATGTCATTAAAGAAATTCCTTCAATAGTTGACGAAATAATTGTAATCAGCAATAATTCAACCGACAATACGGAGTTAGAAGCCCGAAATGCTGGAGCAACCGTACTTTCTGAAAAAAGAAAAGGATATGGATATGCTTGCTTAAAAGGAATGGAATACATTTCGAAACAAGAAATAAAACCAGATATTGTCGTTTTTCTCGATGGAGATTACTCTGATTATCCGGAAGAGTTGACATTATTAATCGAACCCATTCTCCATCAAAATGTGGAATGTGTAATAGGTTCAAGAGTGGTAACGCTTCGAGAAAAAGGGTCAATGACACCGCAGCAAATATTTGGAAACGGGCTAGCTACTTTCTTGATGAAGCTTTTTTTTAATTCAAAATTCACTGATTTAGGTCCGTTTAGAGCCATCAAATATTCCACTCTTTTAGATTTAGAAATGGTAGATAAAACGTATGGTTGGACGGTTGAATTGCAGTTAAAAATTTTAAGAAAAAAAATTCCCTATACCGAAATCCCTGTACGTTATAAAAACCGAATAGGTGTTTCTAAAGTTTCTGGAACAGTAAAGGGTTCTGTTATGGCTGGAATAAAAATAATAGGTTGGATTTTTAAATACGCTTTCAAATAA
- a CDS encoding outer membrane protein assembly factor produces MKYIHLLLWLFTSISYSQSLTIDKTAFLGTKRLDKSFLEKLIYSKSGVVLDSIQLNNDVQILNRLNGVSKAEFSVIKKAGNLVDINFIISENITLIPNASVWTTDEIGSYRIGIYESNFLGKNNGIGGFYQYNGFHSYGLNFRSPQFFSPKYGIEINLQKLISKEPVYFSNQAANYQYTNSSAEMIGNYRINIKNEIRVGIAFLNEKYNYLDGATSSSIPQFLAIDKKLLKLEYRFDNVTYDYYLAKGFRSNLYTQLVISENEFQDKFVIGWNDFLFYKRVGKSGNWASRLRLGLSTNNESPFAPFSVDNNVNLRGVGYIIDRGTGSVVFNTEFRKTLFEKKWFVLQGNAFVDSGTWRLPGGDFSDFVAAKNIRIYPGLGLRFIHKSIFNAVFRFDYGYGITENASKGFVFGIGQYF; encoded by the coding sequence ATGAAATATATTCATTTGCTGTTGTGGTTGTTTACTTCTATTTCCTATTCTCAAAGTTTGACCATAGATAAAACAGCGTTTTTAGGAACAAAAAGACTGGATAAATCATTTTTAGAAAAATTAATTTATTCCAAGAGCGGAGTTGTTTTGGATAGTATCCAATTGAATAATGATGTTCAAATCTTGAACCGTCTCAATGGTGTTTCAAAAGCCGAGTTTTCTGTAATAAAAAAAGCAGGTAACTTAGTCGATATAAATTTTATAATATCCGAAAATATAACTTTAATCCCGAATGCTTCTGTCTGGACTACTGATGAAATAGGTTCTTATAGAATAGGGATATATGAGTCCAATTTTTTAGGAAAAAATAATGGAATTGGCGGTTTTTATCAATACAATGGATTTCATTCTTACGGTCTTAATTTTAGATCACCACAATTTTTTTCTCCTAAATATGGAATTGAGATAAACCTTCAAAAGTTAATAAGTAAAGAACCCGTTTATTTTTCTAATCAAGCAGCCAACTATCAATATACTAATTCATCTGCTGAGATGATAGGGAATTATCGAATAAATATAAAAAACGAAATAAGAGTTGGAATTGCATTTTTGAACGAAAAATATAATTATTTAGACGGAGCAACTTCAAGTTCGATTCCTCAGTTTTTGGCAATTGACAAAAAACTTTTAAAACTGGAATATCGTTTTGACAATGTAACGTATGATTATTATTTAGCTAAAGGTTTTAGAAGTAATTTATATACTCAACTAGTGATTTCAGAAAATGAATTTCAGGATAAATTTGTAATTGGATGGAATGATTTTTTGTTTTATAAAAGAGTAGGTAAGTCAGGAAATTGGGCTTCCAGACTTCGATTAGGTTTGTCAACAAACAATGAAAGTCCGTTTGCCCCTTTTTCAGTAGATAATAATGTAAATTTAAGAGGAGTAGGATATATTATCGATAGAGGAACAGGTTCTGTCGTTTTTAATACGGAATTCAGAAAAACACTTTTCGAAAAAAAATGGTTTGTATTACAAGGAAACGCATTTGTCGATAGTGGTACTTGGCGATTGCCTGGCGGTGATTTCAGTGATTTTGTTGCTGCTAAAAACATTAGAATTTATCCAGGTTTAGGCCTTCGATTTATTCATAAAAGTATTTTTAATGCTGTTTTTAGATTTGATTATGGGTATGGTATTACTGAAAATGCTTCAAAAGGATTTGTTTTTGGAATTGGTCAGTATTTCTAA
- a CDS encoding sterol desaturase family protein: MDKYIDLIINSYKGYFNYLISEILYLKWDNYFYGLLAISLVVWMLEIAFPWRKNQPIFRKDFWLDLFYLFFNFFILNLILLIALSNVTAQFLNDILSVFGLQLASVQLFSLSQFSKPVSLFLFFIISDFIQWNTHRLLHSIPFLWKVHKTHHSVKQMGFAAHFRYHWMEPIVYKSIMYLPLILIGGFDLEDVFIVHFISIAIGHLNHANLGWDYGFLKYIVNNPKMHIWHHSKVLPNKYGNNFGISLSIWDYIFKTNYIPNDGRDIELGFKDENEFPKDFIEQELYPFKK, encoded by the coding sequence ATGGATAAGTACATTGATTTAATAATCAACTCTTACAAAGGCTATTTTAACTATTTAATAAGCGAAATTCTCTATTTGAAATGGGACAACTATTTCTATGGATTACTGGCTATTTCATTAGTGGTGTGGATGCTGGAAATAGCTTTTCCATGGAGGAAAAACCAACCTATATTTAGAAAAGATTTTTGGTTGGATTTATTCTATCTCTTTTTCAATTTTTTTATTTTAAACCTGATACTATTAATTGCTTTATCTAATGTAACAGCGCAGTTTTTAAATGATATACTATCGGTTTTTGGATTGCAATTAGCTTCTGTTCAATTGTTTTCTTTATCCCAATTTTCGAAACCAGTTTCCTTGTTTTTATTTTTTATAATAAGTGACTTTATTCAATGGAACACACATCGATTGTTACACAGTATTCCGTTTTTATGGAAAGTGCACAAAACACACCATTCCGTTAAACAAATGGGATTTGCAGCACATTTTCGGTATCATTGGATGGAGCCTATTGTCTATAAATCTATTATGTACCTTCCGCTCATCTTGATAGGTGGATTTGACCTAGAAGATGTTTTTATTGTTCATTTTATATCTATCGCAATTGGCCATTTAAATCACGCTAACTTGGGTTGGGATTATGGTTTCTTGAAATATATAGTTAACAATCCAAAAATGCATATTTGGCATCACAGTAAAGTTTTACCCAATAAATACGGGAACAATTTTGGCATCTCATTAAGCATTTGGGATTATATATTCAAAACCAATTACATACCTAATGATGGTAGAGATATCGAACTAGGGTTTAAAGATGAAAATGAATTTCCAAAGGATTTTATCGAACAAGAATTGTATCCTTTCAAAAAATAA
- a CDS encoding toxin-antitoxin system YwqK family antitoxin, producing MKKVIYILLLFAYFQVSGQKTYSKEYFENGKLKSEGWLNQNKKVDYWFYYFENGNKKEEGHFINNKKCKWWIFYNSNEEIKKKCEFENDQINGFSIFYRNSQIIKAEKYFMGKKIKQWNSVSEFKKDNKLNFL from the coding sequence ATGAAAAAAGTTATTTATATATTGCTTTTATTCGCTTATTTCCAAGTGTCTGGCCAAAAAACCTATTCTAAAGAGTATTTTGAAAACGGAAAATTAAAATCGGAAGGTTGGTTAAACCAAAATAAAAAAGTGGACTACTGGTTTTATTATTTCGAAAACGGAAATAAAAAAGAAGAAGGTCATTTTATAAATAACAAAAAATGCAAATGGTGGATTTTTTACAATTCGAATGAAGAAATCAAGAAGAAATGCGAGTTTGAAAACGATCAAATTAATGGCTTTTCAATATTTTATAGAAACAGCCAAATTATTAAAGCCGAAAAATATTTTATGGGTAAAAAAATAAAGCAATGGAATTCGGTATCAGAATTCAAAAAAGACAATAAACTAAACTTCTTATGA
- a CDS encoding rhodanese-like domain-containing protein → MRFYLYTIFLLFSVLISAQSTIPQALKKHNKQSVPYIKVEELKTKNNLILLDTREPKEFHVSHIKNAIFVGFDHFKSKEVSSIVKDKNATIVVYCSIGVRSEQIGEKLLKLGYKNVYNLYGGIFEYKNTGGKVVNDQNKETDSVHAYNKEWSAYLKKGIKIYED, encoded by the coding sequence ATGCGTTTCTATTTATATACCATCTTCTTACTCTTTTCAGTACTGATTTCGGCACAAAGCACGATTCCACAAGCCTTGAAAAAGCACAATAAGCAAAGTGTTCCCTATATCAAAGTCGAGGAACTAAAAACTAAAAACAACCTCATTTTACTAGATACACGTGAGCCAAAAGAGTTCCATGTCAGTCATATTAAAAATGCAATTTTTGTTGGTTTTGATCATTTCAAAAGTAAAGAGGTCTCCTCAATAGTAAAAGATAAAAATGCAACTATCGTAGTTTATTGTTCCATAGGTGTTCGCAGTGAGCAAATTGGGGAAAAACTATTGAAATTAGGATATAAGAATGTATACAATTTATACGGTGGTATTTTCGAATATAAAAATACTGGTGGTAAAGTCGTTAATGACCAAAATAAGGAAACGGATAGTGTACACGCATATAATAAAGAATGGAGTGCTTATCTAAAAAAAGGAATCAAAATATATGAAGACTAA
- a CDS encoding TIGR04282 family arsenosugar biosynthesis glycosyltransferase codes for MKTNALIIFTRNPELGKVKTRLAKTIGDVKALEVYKDLLQHTMEQTQNIDCDKFVFYDIAIVEGDIWKKGVYHKKIQSKGDLGEKMQAAFEQLFEQGYTNCIIVGSDLFELKSEIIETAFTELERNEVILGPAEDGGYYLLGLKKMIPSLFKNKDWGSSTVLRDTLKDLTNHKINFLETLNDIDTFEDLEKSNYQFKQN; via the coding sequence ATGAAGACTAATGCACTCATAATATTTACTCGAAATCCTGAACTGGGAAAAGTAAAAACCCGCTTGGCAAAAACCATAGGTGACGTTAAGGCACTAGAAGTATATAAAGACCTGCTTCAACATACTATGGAGCAAACCCAAAATATAGACTGTGATAAATTTGTTTTTTATGACATTGCAATTGTTGAAGGTGACATTTGGAAAAAAGGTGTATATCATAAAAAGATTCAATCAAAAGGTGATTTAGGTGAAAAAATGCAGGCTGCGTTCGAACAGCTTTTCGAACAAGGATATACAAATTGCATTATTGTAGGCAGTGATTTATTCGAATTAAAATCAGAAATTATAGAAACTGCTTTTACAGAATTAGAAAGAAACGAAGTTATTCTAGGTCCCGCGGAAGATGGCGGATATTATTTATTAGGATTAAAAAAAATGATTCCTTCGCTTTTCAAGAATAAAGATTGGGGGAGTTCTACCGTTTTAAGGGATACTCTAAAAGATTTAACCAATCACAAAATTAATTTTTTAGAAACATTAAATGACATTGATACCTTTGAAGATTTAGAAAAAAGTAATTATCAATTTAAACAAAATTAA